In one Hippocampus zosterae strain Florida chromosome 10, ASM2543408v3, whole genome shotgun sequence genomic region, the following are encoded:
- the her13 gene encoding hairy-related 13: MAPSARHSKTDFGVQEEECYYGIRKVDRKTRKPLVEKQRRARINESLQELRSLLADSDLHSKMENAEVLEMTVKKVEDVLKNRTQETDTLSHEASERFAAGYIQCMHEVHMFVSTCPGIDATVAAELLNHLLECMPLNEDHLQDMLMDLIADTSGNAGGTWRGGGDPLCSTLASPGGRSMSSGTSSEDSCSDLDDTDSEHNQSTTEALENRQALSTPTTTYSRSMWRPW, encoded by the exons ATGGCTCCTTCTGCTCGGCATAGCAAGACCGACTTTGGCGTGCAAGAGGAGGAGTGCTACTATGGCATCCGGAAGGTGGACAGAAAG ACTAGGAAGCCTCTGGTGGAGAAGCAGAGGCGAGCTCGCATCAACGAGAGTCTGCAGGAGCTGAGGAGCTTGCTGGCTGATTCGGAC TTGCACTCCAAGATGGAGAACGCGGAGGTGCTGGAGATGACGGTGAAAAAGGTGGAGGACGTTTTGAAGAACAGAACGCAAG AAACAGACACGCTGAGCCACGAAGCAAGCGAGCGATTTGCAGCCGGCTATATCCAGTGCATGCATGAAGTCCACATGTTTGTGTCCACCTGCCCCGGCATCGACGCAACCGTGGCCGCCGAGCTGCTCAACCATTTACTGGAGTGCATGCCCCTCAACGAAGACCACCTCCAGGACATGCTGATGGATCTAATCGCGGACACGTCCGGGAACGCGGGCGGCACGTGGCGCGGAGGCGGAGACCCGCTTTGTTCGACGCTGGCCTCTCCCGGGGGAAGGAGCATGTCCTCCGGCACGTCAAGCGAGGACTCGTGCTCCGATCTGGACGACACCGATAGCGAGCACAACCAGAGCACTACGGAGGCTTTGGAAAACAGGCAAGCTTTGAGCACGCCCACCACAACCTACTCCAGGTCCATGTGGAGACCTTGGTAG
- the her8.2 gene encoding hairy-related 8.2 codes for MTATSMAHAVGKHTGAKEERKMRKPLIERKRRERINNCLDQLKEAVISAFRLDQSKLEKADILEMTVKHLQNIQTTKVNDPLEAQQRYSTGYIQCMQEVHNMLLTCDWMDKTLGSRLLNHLLRSLARSTEEHAVQPAARNDVPTLVSQDARPQRQERVVLHGSRLGTLEMWRPW; via the exons ATGACTGCTACATCGATGGCGCACGCTGTAGGGAAACACACCGGTGCAAAAGAGGAGAGGAAG ATGCGGAAGCCTCTAATTGAGAGGAAACGACGCGAGAGGATAAATAATTGTTTGGATCAATTGAAGGAGGCCGTGATCAGCGCCTTCAGACTTGAT CAATCCAAACTCGAAAAAGCCGACATACTCGAAATGACAGTGAAGCATCTGCAAAACATCCAGACCACTAAAGTCAATG ACCCTCTGGAGGCCCAGCAGAGATACAGCACAGGTTACATCCAGTGCATGCAGGAAGTACACAACATGCTCCTCACCTGTGACTGGATGGACAAAACTCTTGGCTCCCGCCTGCTCAACCACCTGCTCAGGTCCCTAGCCAGGTCCACCGAAGAGCACGCCGTACAACCCGCGGCCAGAAATGACGTCCCAACTCTGGTCAGTCAAGACGCGCGACCCCAGCGCCAGGAGAGGGTTGTGCTGCACGGCTCCCGCTTGGGGACCTTGGAGATGTGGCGGCCCTGGTGA
- the cab39 gene encoding calcium-binding protein 39, giving the protein MPFPFGKSHKSPTDIVKNLKDSMTVLEKHDISDKKAEKATEEVSKSLVAMKEILYGTNEKEPQTEAVAQLAQELYNSGLLSTLIADLQLIDFEGKKDVAQIFNNILRRQIGTRTPTVEYLCTQQNILFMLLKGYECPEIALNCGIMLRECIRHEPLAKITLWSEQFYDFFRYVEMSTFDIASDAFATFKDLLTRHKLLSAEFLEQHYDRFFSEYEKLLHSENYVTKRQSLKLLGELLLDRHNFSIMTKYISKPENLKLMMNLLRDKSRNIQFEAFHVFKVFVANPNKTQPILDILLKNQAKLIEFLSKFQNDRTEDEQFNDEKTYLVKQIRDLKRPAPQEA; this is encoded by the exons ATGCCGTTCCCCTTTGGCAAGTCCCACAAGTCGCCGACGGACATCGTCAAGAACCTAAAGGACAGCATGACGGTGCTCGAaaagcatgacatctctgacaAAAAGGCCGAGAAG GCCACGGAAGAGGTGTCGAAGAGCCTGGTGGCCATGAAGGAAATCCTGTACGGGACTAATGAGAAAGAGCCTCAGACGGAAGCAGTGGCCCAACTGGCTCAGGAGCTTTATAACAGCGGTTTGCTCAGCACGCTGATAGCCGACCTGCAGCTCATTGACTTTGAG GGCAAGAAAGATGTAGCTCAGATCTTCAACAACATCTTGAGACGTCAGATTGGCACTCGGACACCGACGGTGGAATACCTCTGTACCCAGCAGAATATACTCTTCATGTTACTAAAAGG GTACGAGTGTCCGGAGATTGCCCTAAACTGTGGAATCATGTTGAGGGAGTGCATCCGACACGAACCCCTAGCCAAAATCACACTGTGGTCGGAGCAGTTTTATGACTTTTTCCGATACGTGGAGATGTCCACATTTGACATTGCCTCAGACGCTTTCGCCACTTTCAAA GATCTCCTTACAAGACACAAGCTACTGAGCGCAGAGTTTCTGGAGCAACATTATGACAGA TTCTTTAGTGAATACGAGAAGTTACTCCACTCTGAAAACTATGTGACAAAAAGGCAGTCCCTCAAG TTACTGGGAGAGTTGCTCCTTGACCGGCACAACTTCAGCATCATGACAAAGTACATCAGCAAGCCCGAAAATCTGAAACTCATGATGAATTTGCTACGTGACAAGAGCCGCAACATTCAGTTTGAGGCGTTCCACGTTTTCAAG GTGTTTGTGGCCAACCCGAATAAGACGCAGCCCATCCTggacattttattgaaaaaccAGGCCAAGCTCATCGAGTTCCTCAGCAAGTTCCAGAACGACAGAACGGAAGATGAACAGTTCAATGATGAAAAGACCTACCTGGTCAAACAAATCCGGGAcctcaagaggcctgctccgcAGGAGGCTTGA